GGAGGTGCGCGTCCTCAGCGCCAGCGCCACTGGGGGATGCGTGAAGATCGCGACGACCGGGGGAAGTTCCCAGTACGTAGTAATCGCCGCCAACGCCAATTCGACTCCGGACGATCTCAGCACATACACAATCAAGTCGGACGAGGGAGAAACCGTCCCCAACACGAATCTTCTCGCCAACCCGTACCGGGTGGCCGCGCAATTGGCGCTCGCACCGTCCGATGGGCCGGGCTCGCTACAGATCGCGTATGAGAGCCGGCTCAGGCAGACCGAGCGCCGCGAGCTCCGCATTGTTGCGGGGCAGCGCGCGTACGGGGCGCGAAGCCTGGACAGGTCTCTCCGGATGTCGGTGAATGCGGCCATTTCCGCGGTCGGCGACACGACTCGCTTCAAGGTGCCCAAGTCGTGCAGGGACTTCAAGACGATCACGGCGACGGTGAAGTACGTCAGTAACCGCGCAATTCTCTACACCGACAGCGCCGCGCCTGACGGCGGCTTCACCGACACCGACTTCAAGGAGATCGGCACCGAGTTCGACAACCTGATTTATCCGACCGACGTGGACTACTTTGGAACGCCGAGCGACCTGGATGGCAATTCACGGGTGATCATCCTCTACACGCCCGAAGTGAACAAGCTGACGCCTCCCAATAACCCGGGCGGGTTCGTCGGCGGATTCTTCTTCGCCGGCGACCTCTTCCCGTCCACCGGCGACGGAAGCTGCCTGCAGAGCAACGTTGCCGAGATCTTCTACGTTCTCGCGCCTGATCCCGGCGGAACGATCAACGGCAACATCCGCACGACCGCGGCGGTCCGTCAGGGAACGCGCGGCACCATCGCCCACGAGTTCCAGCACATGATCAACGCATCGGAGAGAATCCAAAGCCCGATCGAGCAGGAACTCGAGGACACGTGGTTGGACGAGGCATTGTCTCACTTCGCGGAAGATCTGAACGGCCGCAAGCTCAAGAACTTCGGCGAGGCGAACAACCTCACTTTTGCGCAGCTGTCCTCGAACAATAACGATTACTACGCGTTCTTCTTCCAGAATTTCGCGCGGTTCCAGAGGTATCTGCAGAATCCGGGACCGAATGCGCCGACAAGCTCGTTCTCCGACAGCTCCCTCGCCGATCGCGGTGCGGCGTGGGCGCTGCTGCGGTACACCGCCGACCATTACGCGCCGGGCGGGGACATCAAGGCGTTCACCAGGGCGCTGGCTGGCGGGCCGAACATCGGCGTCAACAACCTGGTGACGCGCGCGGGTGGCGTTTCATTCGACTCCCTGATCGCCGGGTGGATGGTGGCAAACTATTCCGATGACGCCGGAGTCGCGGGACTTGCGACGAAGTACAGCTACAAGACGTACGACATGCGGAGCAATGTCGCGGCCATCACGTCGAGCCGGACGTACCCGCTGGTGGTCAACGACATCTACGGCTCGGGCTATATATCAACGGACCTCCAGGCACGTTCCGCTTCGGGGAACTACTTTCGGTTCACCCGAGTCCCGGCCGGGCCGGCGCGAAGCATAAGGTTCCTCAATACTGACGGGACTACGGCGGCGAGCTTCACGGGCGCGACGCTCTACATCCTGAGGACGCAGTAGAGAGGCGCGCCTGCATTCCGGCGCATCATCACTGCTGCCTGATGATGCTGATCTGACCGCGCGGCGTGACCTGCATCCGCGGCTGGATTACCTGCTCCCACGAACCCGACGTGTCCACATTCAGCTGTCCGAGCGCGCGGGCGGCAGACAGGCCGGGGATGAAGTACGGGTCGGCCGCCGCCGGATTCACGTTGTAGCCGATGTCGGCGAGCGACTGAATTGTGATGGTGCTGAGCGGGTTGAGGATTCCGGTGAAGCCCGGCGTCGGACTTGTCACGAACCCTGTCATCAGCTCCGTCGCGAACACCGACTCTCGCCAGTGGCCGTCCGCAGTCCCCGGGCAGTTGGTGCAATTCTCGACCGGCACGCTCCCTGGGCATACGGGAGATCCGCCGAGCGTGACGCATGCGCCGATGCCCATCGCCCCCGTGAAGCGCGACGATGTCGTCCCCGCTCCGGCGAGAACTCCGTAGAAGCTCCACAGTGTACCCACTCCGACGACATGAAGCATCTCGTGCTGGATGACATCGGTGAGATTGCCGCGCGCGATCAGCGTCTC
The window above is part of the Gemmatimonadaceae bacterium genome. Proteins encoded here:
- a CDS encoding Ig-like domain-containing protein, which codes for MRKSGILFALLLGVACKGSEPVSPPVTTTVMVTSTPSQITVNETAQASAIVKDQNGNALTGKSITWTSLNQAVATVSSTGVIKGVAAGSATIQGSVDGVTGSATVVVVAPVASCTAGPTTVDLAVGEVRVLSASATGGCVKIATTGGSSQYVVIAANANSTPDDLSTYTIKSDEGETVPNTNLLANPYRVAAQLALAPSDGPGSLQIAYESRLRQTERRELRIVAGQRAYGARSLDRSLRMSVNAAISAVGDTTRFKVPKSCRDFKTITATVKYVSNRAILYTDSAAPDGGFTDTDFKEIGTEFDNLIYPTDVDYFGTPSDLDGNSRVIILYTPEVNKLTPPNNPGGFVGGFFFAGDLFPSTGDGSCLQSNVAEIFYVLAPDPGGTINGNIRTTAAVRQGTRGTIAHEFQHMINASERIQSPIEQELEDTWLDEALSHFAEDLNGRKLKNFGEANNLTFAQLSSNNNDYYAFFFQNFARFQRYLQNPGPNAPTSSFSDSSLADRGAAWALLRYTADHYAPGGDIKAFTRALAGGPNIGVNNLVTRAGGVSFDSLIAGWMVANYSDDAGVAGLATKYSYKTYDMRSNVAAITSSRTYPLVVNDIYGSGYISTDLQARSASGNYFRFTRVPAGPARSIRFLNTDGTTAASFTGATLYILRTQ